The proteins below are encoded in one region of Gemmatimonadaceae bacterium:
- a CDS encoding type II secretion system F family protein, whose translation MPDFWYSALTDAGVVREGVLFAPDETTLENQLREKGAFLIRTEVREKRAAVRTTTDGKVDRKELLAFLEYVAGSFDVGIPILEALDDVAKRLQSKRLRKIIGEIRFAVSEEGKSLSGAMSEHPMAFPELCIGTIRAGEASGELGYALRQLVEYMDWQETIASQLKQATMYPVIVVGAVTLLVIGLIGFVFPRILPLLKGQKTLPLPTRIILRASEIVRADWLAVLVVFNAIVLTVYFIHRTQKGRLFIDGLVLRLPVVGGVIRDVNMARVVTYLSLFYRTGVELVLSLEIIERIITNRAVSRAVGSAREQVIQGISIASALGQSALFPNVVLRSVALGEATGNLDQALARTKEFYNREIPASVRRMITVLQPLLIAMIGGVILMVALAIMLPILNIYASIGVRH comes from the coding sequence GTGCCGGATTTCTGGTATAGCGCTCTGACTGACGCCGGCGTGGTTCGCGAGGGAGTGTTGTTCGCTCCCGACGAGACCACGCTCGAGAATCAGCTCCGTGAGAAGGGCGCCTTCCTCATTCGCACGGAAGTTCGCGAAAAGCGCGCTGCGGTCCGCACGACCACCGACGGCAAGGTCGATCGCAAGGAACTGCTCGCGTTCCTGGAGTATGTCGCGGGCTCGTTCGACGTCGGCATTCCCATTCTCGAAGCGCTCGACGACGTCGCGAAGCGCCTGCAGTCCAAGCGGCTGCGCAAGATCATCGGCGAGATTCGCTTCGCCGTGTCCGAGGAAGGCAAGAGCCTCTCCGGCGCGATGTCCGAGCATCCGATGGCGTTTCCGGAGCTCTGCATCGGAACCATTCGCGCCGGCGAAGCCAGCGGCGAGTTGGGCTACGCGCTTCGGCAGCTCGTCGAGTACATGGACTGGCAGGAGACGATCGCCTCGCAGCTCAAGCAGGCGACCATGTATCCGGTCATCGTCGTCGGCGCGGTCACGCTGCTGGTGATCGGCTTGATCGGCTTCGTGTTTCCGCGCATTCTGCCGCTGCTCAAGGGACAGAAGACCCTGCCGCTGCCGACGCGCATCATCCTGCGTGCGTCGGAAATCGTGCGCGCCGACTGGCTCGCGGTTCTGGTCGTGTTCAATGCGATCGTGCTCACGGTGTATTTCATCCACCGCACGCAAAAAGGCCGGTTGTTCATCGACGGTCTCGTGCTGCGCCTGCCGGTCGTTGGCGGCGTCATCCGCGACGTCAACATGGCGCGCGTCGTCACCTATCTGAGTCTGTTCTATCGCACCGGCGTGGAGCTCGTGCTGTCGCTCGAGATCATCGAGCGCATCATCACGAACCGCGCGGTCTCGCGGGCCGTCGGCAGCGCGCGCGAACAAGTCATTCAAGGCATCTCGATCGCCTCGGCACTCGGACAATCGGCGCTCTTCCCCAACGTCGTGCTGCGCTCCGTCGCGCTCGGCGAAGCGACGGGTAATCTCGATCAGGCACTCGCTCGCACCAAGGAATTCTACAATCGCGAAATCCCCGCGTCGGTGCGGCGCATGATCACCGTGCTTCAGCCGCTGCTGATTGCGATGATCGGCGGTGTCATCCTGATGGTGGCGCTCGCGATCATGCTGCCGATTCTCAACATCTACGCGTCGATCGGAGTGCGGCATTGA